A section of the Candidatus Saganbacteria bacterium genome encodes:
- a CDS encoding DUF882 domain-containing protein, with amino-acid sequence MGNLSEHFSNEDFKCTCDLCKGEEFRIHLGLVGALEMIAEHFNKRVLVGSAYWCDKYYESLNRSRRSYHTNGKAAHIRIDGVELKDLFKFVETIPGLNGIGFYPKENFVHIDTRPIEKKETWIKEGETYSLPTSDKRSLYGL; translated from the coding sequence ATGGGCAACTTATCCGAACACTTCAGCAACGAAGATTTTAAGTGCACGTGCGACCTTTGCAAGGGCGAAGAGTTCCGCATTCACTTGGGGCTTGTTGGGGCGCTTGAGATGATAGCCGAGCATTTTAATAAAAGAGTCCTTGTCGGCTCGGCTTATTGGTGCGATAAATATTATGAGAGCTTGAACCGCAGCCGAAGAAGCTACCATACAAACGGCAAAGCCGCGCATATAAGGATCGACGGCGTTGAACTAAAGGATCTTTTTAAATTTGTTGAGACAATTCCGGGATTGAACGGGATAGGCTTTTATCCAAAAGAGAATTTTGTCCATATCGATACGAGACCGATCGAAAAAAAAGAAACCTGGATCAAAGAAGGGGAAACTTACAGCCTGCCGACTTCCGACAAACGAAGCCTTTATGGCCTCTAA
- a CDS encoding methionine adenosyltransferase has translation MEKRYLFTSESVTEGHPDKVCDQVSDAILDAIIAKDPVARVAVETLVTNGLCVVAGEVTTGSYVEIPQIVRDTIKEIGYTRAKYGFDYETCGVLVSLKEQSKDIARGVDKALEIRGGEVIKEDLESIGAGDQGLMFGYANDETPELMPLPITLSHRLAKKLADVRKTGELSYLRPDGKSQVTVEYDKGRPVRIDTVLIAAQHAPEVDVKKIREEIIERVIIPILPQNLVDDKIKYYVNPTGRFVIGGPQGDTGVTGRKIIVDTYGGYARHGGGAFSGKDPTKVDRSGTYAARYVAKNVVAAGLATKCEVQLAYAIGVAKPLSIMVDTFGTGKISEDKIAELIDAHFDLRAGLLIKSLDLRKPHYKQVAAYGHFGRPELNLPWERTDKAEALKKAAAKI, from the coding sequence ATGGAAAAAAGATATCTTTTCACGTCCGAGTCCGTGACCGAAGGCCACCCCGATAAAGTCTGCGACCAAGTGTCCGATGCGATCCTCGATGCGATCATTGCGAAAGACCCCGTTGCCCGAGTTGCCGTTGAGACTCTTGTAACAAATGGTTTATGCGTTGTAGCGGGTGAGGTTACAACAGGATCATATGTCGAGATTCCCCAGATAGTTAGAGATACAATTAAGGAGATCGGATATACCCGCGCGAAATACGGTTTCGACTATGAAACATGCGGTGTTTTGGTTTCTCTAAAAGAACAAAGTAAGGATATCGCTCGCGGAGTTGATAAAGCGCTAGAGATCCGCGGCGGCGAAGTTATAAAAGAAGACCTTGAATCAATAGGAGCCGGAGATCAAGGATTGATGTTTGGATATGCTAATGACGAAACACCAGAGCTTATGCCTCTCCCAATTACCCTGTCCCATAGATTGGCTAAGAAACTGGCCGATGTCAGAAAAACAGGCGAACTTTCATATTTAAGGCCTGATGGAAAATCACAGGTTACCGTTGAGTATGACAAAGGGAGGCCTGTTAGGATCGATACGGTTTTGATCGCGGCGCAGCATGCCCCGGAAGTTGATGTCAAAAAAATAAGAGAAGAGATCATCGAGAGGGTTATCATCCCGATACTTCCTCAAAATTTGGTTGACGACAAGATCAAGTACTATGTAAACCCAACCGGACGTTTTGTTATCGGCGGCCCGCAAGGCGATACTGGTGTTACAGGGCGAAAGATCATTGTTGATACATATGGCGGTTACGCAAGACACGGCGGCGGAGCATTTTCCGGAAAAGACCCGACCAAAGTTGATCGTTCAGGTACTTATGCGGCAAGGTATGTGGCAAAAAATGTCGTAGCGGCAGGGCTTGCCACAAAGTGCGAAGTTCAGCTTGCATACGCGATAGGCGTTGCCAAACCGCTTTCTATCATGGTTGATACATTTGGCACGGGAAAGATATCTGAAGATAAAATAGCCGAATTGATCGACGCACATTTTGACTTGCGTGCGGGATTATTGATCAAGAGCTTGGACTTAAGAAAACCCCATTATAAGCAAGTCGCGGCGTACGGGCATTTTGGAAGGCCGGAACTGAACTTGCCTTGGGAAAGAACTGACAAGGCCGAAGCATTGAAAAAAGCGGCAGCTAAAATCTAA
- the xerC gene encoding tyrosine recombinase XerC yields the protein MASNLEPVEAYLKSLKAERNYSLYTIKNYNIDLIDLLGFLKDRSVFLLKRDDARRFLYYLEENKFKRSSLARKISACRSFYTWLMREKYINENPFKLLSTPKLEKKLPNFLYRNETDKLFNVFSGPEFHDVRDKAIIELLYGSGIRVSEAVKLNLSDIDLFSGEVRVMGKGSKERITLIGSKAIEALRAYIKEARPKLMAGETRAVFLGRGGGRLTQRSIERLIKKWIKRAKIDKNVTPHTLRHSFATHLLDSGADLRSVQELLGHASLSTTQVYTHITKERMKSVYNSSHPRAKR from the coding sequence ATGGCCTCTAATCTCGAACCTGTCGAAGCATACCTCAAATCTCTAAAAGCCGAAAGAAATTATTCCCTGTATACTATTAAAAATTATAATATTGATTTGATCGATCTTCTGGGTTTCTTGAAAGATAGGTCTGTTTTTTTGTTGAAGCGCGATGATGCCAGAAGGTTTCTTTATTATCTTGAAGAAAATAAATTCAAAAGAAGTTCTCTTGCGAGAAAAATATCCGCTTGCAGATCTTTTTACACTTGGCTTATGAGGGAAAAATATATCAATGAAAATCCATTCAAGCTTCTTTCGACCCCAAAACTCGAAAAGAAACTGCCGAATTTTCTTTACAGGAATGAAACAGATAAATTGTTTAATGTCTTTTCGGGACCCGAATTCCATGATGTTCGCGATAAGGCGATCATTGAATTATTGTACGGGAGCGGTATCCGCGTTTCGGAAGCCGTAAAACTTAATCTTTCGGATATCGATCTTTTTTCCGGCGAAGTAAGGGTCATGGGAAAAGGATCCAAAGAAAGGATAACATTGATCGGCAGTAAAGCCATTGAAGCTTTGAGGGCATATATAAAAGAAGCTAGGCCGAAATTAATGGCCGGTGAAACAAGGGCTGTTTTCTTAGGCCGGGGCGGGGGACGATTGACGCAAAGGAGCATTGAAAGGCTTATAAAAAAGTGGATAAAGCGCGCGAAGATCGATAAAAATGTTACACCCCATACTTTGCGTCATTCGTTTGCGACGCATTTATTGGACAGCGGCGCCGATCTGCGGTCCGTCCAGGAGCTTTTGGGACACGCTTCGCTTTCAACAACTCAAGTATACACGCATATCACCAAGGAGCGGATGAAATCCGTATATAATTCTTCGCATCCCAGGGCCAAACGTTAA
- a CDS encoding AAA family ATPase, which translates to MYLKSLALKGFKTFADKEELVFDSQTGITAVVGPNGCGKSNIVDAFRFALGEGNIRELRVHALPEVVFAGTDSRKPLSLAEVSLSFDNSNHALPIDYSEVSIKRRTFRDGESEFSINSQICRLKDIRDLFLDSGLSTQSISIMSQGNVDAVLSSKPEDRRAIFEEVAGISKYKTRKVEAEKKLIMSEQNLLRISDLKVEISEQLISLESQAKTASEYKGIQEQLKSLELATFKKQAKQLLERKGQVSSELEKIKRSNQEKEDQRKKIFEEKALLAQQLREIERLIDQTLLETDRAKDQIEEERGNLVLEKERYLYSEKGKLRDIKEEERFLVYEIGKISEDIRLLELKKTDLIEKSKDLAKGSLSEFGDFKETIRLTIDISQKLKEILRSAFGKTHEYLNSSSQAEQFNKLLNIEKSHIDEEMEARKKENIFKAKKLEELKGAIKLAEASLKELELATEEFIKTPMGQIAAELVEKRNNGLKKLEELRLSREQASLKLEELEKASYGGAVSNDGTSDLIKQEIFLAKIDSELAQIESHIRVEYGLTYDELLQFQDESPNVSKSKKEIESLKYRLRELEPVNLLAIDEFEKCKERNSFVESQHQDIVLARENLKTLITELDLKAREDFIKSMEALAANFSQVFSELFEGGEAKIEIEKDKDALDAGIEISVRPRNRKWLHLSLLSGGERSLTAIALLFAILKTSPSPICILDEVDAALDDANVGRFAGYLKKYAEASQIIVITHNKRTMAVADTIYGITMEEPGVSRVLSMKLEKAA; encoded by the coding sequence ATGTATTTAAAATCTTTGGCTTTGAAAGGATTCAAGACTTTTGCGGACAAGGAAGAACTTGTTTTTGATTCTCAAACGGGCATTACGGCTGTCGTGGGCCCGAACGGCTGCGGAAAAAGCAATATTGTTGACGCGTTCAGGTTCGCCTTGGGCGAGGGCAACATTCGAGAGCTTAGGGTCCATGCGCTCCCAGAGGTTGTTTTTGCGGGGACCGACTCCAGAAAGCCTCTTTCACTCGCCGAAGTTTCTCTTTCTTTCGATAATTCAAACCATGCCCTTCCAATAGATTATTCCGAAGTTTCCATCAAACGGCGGACATTTCGCGACGGAGAAAGCGAATTTTCGATCAACAGCCAAATTTGCAGGCTCAAGGATATCCGCGATCTTTTCTTGGATTCGGGATTGTCAACCCAGTCGATATCGATCATGAGCCAAGGCAACGTCGACGCCGTGTTATCGTCAAAACCCGAGGATAGGCGCGCGATATTTGAAGAAGTTGCGGGCATCAGCAAATATAAAACAAGAAAAGTAGAAGCCGAAAAAAAGCTTATCATGTCCGAGCAGAATTTGCTGCGGATATCCGACCTTAAAGTTGAAATATCCGAACAATTGATCTCACTTGAGTCCCAGGCAAAGACCGCCAGCGAATATAAAGGCATACAAGAACAGCTTAAGTCGTTAGAGCTTGCAACTTTTAAAAAGCAGGCTAAACAGCTTTTGGAAAGAAAGGGCCAGGTATCGTCCGAACTTGAAAAGATAAAAAGATCAAACCAGGAAAAAGAAGACCAGAGAAAAAAAATATTCGAAGAGAAGGCTTTATTGGCCCAGCAATTGCGCGAAATTGAAAGATTAATCGATCAAACGCTTTTAGAAACCGATAGGGCCAAAGACCAGATCGAAGAAGAACGCGGCAATTTGGTCCTCGAAAAAGAAAGATATCTTTATTCGGAAAAAGGCAAGCTTAGGGACATAAAAGAAGAAGAACGGTTTTTAGTTTATGAAATAGGGAAAATTTCAGAAGATATCAGGCTTCTGGAACTGAAGAAGACCGATCTTATTGAAAAAAGCAAAGACCTAGCTAAAGGCAGCCTGTCAGAATTCGGGGATTTCAAGGAAACGATCAGGCTTACGATCGATATTTCGCAAAAATTGAAAGAGATCTTGAGATCCGCGTTCGGAAAAACTCATGAGTACCTGAATTCGAGCAGCCAAGCCGAACAGTTCAATAAATTGCTTAACATCGAAAAATCCCATATAGACGAAGAGATGGAAGCTCGAAAGAAAGAAAATATTTTCAAGGCCAAAAAGCTTGAGGAACTCAAAGGCGCGATCAAGCTTGCCGAGGCAAGCCTAAAAGAACTTGAGCTTGCGACGGAAGAATTCATCAAAACGCCAATGGGCCAAATAGCGGCCGAGCTTGTAGAAAAAAGGAACAATGGATTAAAGAAGCTGGAAGAGCTAAGGCTGTCCCGGGAACAGGCATCGCTAAAACTTGAGGAATTGGAAAAGGCGTCGTATGGCGGGGCCGTTTCCAATGACGGGACATCCGACCTGATCAAGCAGGAGATATTTTTGGCGAAAATCGATTCGGAGCTTGCGCAGATCGAGTCGCACATAAGAGTCGAATATGGTCTAACATATGACGAGCTTCTCCAATTCCAAGACGAAAGCCCGAACGTATCAAAAAGCAAAAAAGAGATCGAGAGTTTGAAATATCGCTTAAGGGAGCTTGAGCCGGTCAATCTGCTTGCGATCGACGAATTTGAAAAATGCAAAGAAAGGAATTCTTTCGTCGAATCGCAGCATCAAGACATCGTTTTAGCCCGCGAAAACCTCAAAACCTTGATCACGGAGCTTGATCTAAAAGCGCGGGAGGATTTCATAAAAAGCATGGAGGCCTTGGCCGCGAATTTTTCGCAGGTATTTTCCGAGCTTTTCGAAGGCGGCGAGGCAAAGATCGAGATCGAAAAAGATAAAGACGCGCTTGATGCCGGGATCGAAATATCCGTCAGGCCAAGGAACCGCAAATGGCTGCATTTGTCCCTGCTTTCTGGCGGGGAGAGATCTTTGACGGCGATCGCTTTGCTCTTTGCGATATTGAAAACATCCCCATCCCCAATATGTATCCTTGACGAAGTGGATGCCGCGTTAGATGACGCGAATGTCGGCCGGTTTGCGGGATATCTAAAAAAATATGCCGAGGCTTCCCAGATCATTGTTATTACCCACAATAAACGTACAATGGCCGTTGCAGATACGATCTATGGGATAACGATGGAAGAACCCGGAGTATCGAGAGTCCTATCGATGAAGCTTGAAAAGGCAGCGTGA
- a CDS encoding S-layer homology domain-containing protein: MRKSLSMHAAFIIFLALACASSAQVLSSLSPKDRTITSLSVLILKGEGPKLSAARVNGISIGAEKNSFTCGLVLAPGKNFSKIEAWDKWDNYQIFTRKILRIITYPDVEVYFNYKTHWARNSIVTLSTLGIIEGFPDGNFYLNKSLTRGELASWICRAEGYKTSIPLKDVSNDVPKEHWRAPFIKEIIDRKIMLPDASGNFGVDLPIARSEAAMASLNAEGATFEKEIVSVFYDVPKDYPYYSQITNAKEKGLIRGISWKTAIFEPEREITRAEAAVLLTRFPKVKGRQRWLLNFNEGYSNYCKINTPPKIKNIAVVPDSIALNGGTPVILEVKIEDREADILNVLADISSFGGPQDAEMSSDGGVYTLQFAGSPESTGEKMITVTATDKLGWQGKEHIKVLVTK; the protein is encoded by the coding sequence ATGCGAAAATCCCTGTCTATGCATGCCGCTTTTATTATTTTTTTGGCATTGGCATGCGCATCAAGCGCGCAAGTGCTCTCTTCCTTATCCCCAAAAGACAGAACGATCACATCCTTAAGCGTGCTTATATTAAAAGGCGAAGGACCAAAATTATCGGCGGCAAGAGTGAACGGCATATCGATCGGCGCAGAAAAAAATTCGTTCACCTGCGGGCTTGTCCTTGCGCCGGGCAAAAATTTTTCAAAAATTGAAGCATGGGACAAATGGGACAATTACCAAATATTTACCCGCAAAATACTGCGGATCATAACTTATCCGGACGTGGAGGTTTACTTCAATTATAAGACCCACTGGGCAAGGAATTCGATCGTCACGCTTTCAACACTTGGAATAATAGAGGGGTTTCCCGATGGTAACTTTTATTTGAACAAGAGCTTGACGCGAGGGGAACTTGCGTCTTGGATCTGCAGGGCTGAAGGGTATAAAACAAGCATCCCGCTAAAAGACGTCTCAAACGACGTCCCGAAAGAACATTGGAGGGCCCCGTTCATAAAAGAAATAATTGACCGGAAAATAATGCTTCCGGATGCAAGCGGGAATTTCGGAGTAGACCTTCCGATCGCTAGAAGCGAAGCCGCCATGGCCTCGCTAAATGCGGAGGGAGCAACCTTTGAAAAAGAGATCGTCTCGGTGTTCTACGATGTCCCAAAGGATTATCCTTATTATTCGCAAATTACAAACGCCAAGGAAAAAGGCCTCATCCGCGGGATATCTTGGAAGACCGCTATCTTTGAGCCGGAACGCGAGATCACAAGGGCGGAAGCGGCGGTCCTGCTCACAAGGTTCCCCAAGGTCAAGGGCCGGCAAAGATGGCTGCTAAATTTCAATGAAGGGTATTCAAATTATTGCAAAATTAATACTCCGCCAAAAATCAAAAATATAGCCGTTGTTCCGGATTCAATCGCGCTAAACGGCGGAACGCCTGTAATATTAGAGGTAAAGATCGAGGACAGGGAGGCAGATATATTGAATGTATTGGCCGATATTTCATCTTTTGGCGGGCCGCAGGACGCCGAAATGTCTTCTGACGGCGGGGTCTATACTTTGCAATTCGCCGGATCGCCTGAATCGACCGGGGAAAAAATGATCACCGTGACTGCAACCGATAAATTGGGCTGGCAGGGAAAGGAACATATAAAAGTTTTGGTGACAAAGTGA